A window of Fictibacillus halophilus contains these coding sequences:
- a CDS encoding ribonuclease HII — translation MKLSIKEWEHKLKTSEDNELVHLLKILSEDERQGAKKLFQSFSKRLEREEAERTRLKLMHTYEEQCQAKGKSLIAGVDEVGRGPLAGPVVAAAVILPLGYMLPGVNDSKKLSEKKRDALYESIIKDAISYSVHIVQPDQIDAINIYQASKLAMTEAVCSLNVSPDQLLIDAMEVPLAIDQLKIIKGDEKSISIAAASIVAKVTRDRYMKMLHEKYPQYGLNSNMGYGTKDHLNALQQYGPTEIHRKSFSPVGELIKITGSD, via the coding sequence ATGAAATTGTCGATAAAAGAATGGGAACATAAATTAAAAACCAGTGAAGATAACGAGTTAGTACATCTACTGAAAATCCTCTCTGAAGATGAAAGACAAGGTGCAAAGAAATTATTCCAATCCTTTTCCAAACGCTTAGAGCGAGAAGAGGCTGAGAGAACGAGACTGAAGTTAATGCATACTTACGAAGAGCAATGCCAAGCAAAGGGTAAAAGCTTGATCGCGGGTGTCGATGAAGTAGGACGTGGTCCGTTAGCAGGTCCTGTCGTGGCAGCTGCGGTGATCTTACCTCTAGGGTACATGTTGCCAGGTGTCAATGATTCTAAGAAGTTATCTGAGAAAAAAAGAGATGCACTATATGAGTCAATTATTAAGGATGCTATTTCTTATAGTGTTCATATAGTGCAACCTGATCAGATCGACGCGATCAACATTTATCAAGCGTCTAAACTGGCAATGACAGAAGCGGTATGTTCGTTAAATGTTAGTCCAGATCAGCTATTAATTGATGCTATGGAAGTCCCATTAGCGATCGATCAATTGAAAATAATTAAAGGCGATGAGAAGAGTATTTCCATCGCGGCTGCATCAATCGTTGCAAAAGTCACAAGAGACCGGTATATGAAGATGTTGCATGAAAAATATCCTCAATATGGATTGAATTCCAATATGGGTTATGGAACGAAGGATCATTTAAACGCCCTTCAGCAATATGGACCGACAGAAATTCACCGTAAATCTTTTAGTCCGGTAGGAGAACTTATTAAAATTACAGGAAGTGATTAA
- the lepB gene encoding signal peptidase I — MARTKNETWEWIKALAAALLLAGIIRFFLFAPVVVDGQSMMPTLHNGDRLIVNKFSYVIGDPKRFDIVVFHATEEKDYIKRVIGLPGDTVEYKDDTLYVNGKQVKEEYLEAYKKKTKDGNFTYDFKLLEVTGKQKVPQGQLFVLGDNRRNSQDSRNIGTVDDDTILGKASFRFWPLKDIGFVK; from the coding sequence ATGGCACGTACAAAAAACGAAACGTGGGAATGGATTAAAGCATTAGCGGCAGCCTTATTATTAGCAGGAATCATCAGATTTTTTCTTTTCGCACCCGTCGTGGTCGATGGACAATCTATGATGCCAACTCTGCACAACGGAGATCGTCTGATCGTTAACAAGTTTTCCTATGTGATTGGCGATCCAAAAAGATTCGATATTGTAGTCTTCCATGCAACCGAAGAAAAGGATTACATAAAACGTGTAATCGGTTTACCTGGAGATACGGTCGAATACAAAGATGATACTCTTTATGTAAATGGTAAACAGGTAAAAGAAGAATATTTAGAAGCGTATAAAAAGAAAACAAAAGATGGAAACTTCACTTATGATTTTAAGTTACTTGAAGTAACGGGTAAGCAAAAGGTTCCTCAAGGTCAGCTATTTGTATTAGGTGACAACCGAAGAAATTCTCAAGACAGCCGAAATATTGGAACTGTGGATGATGATACGATTTTAGGAAAAGCATCTTTCCGTTTCTGGCCGTTAAAGGATATTGGATTTGTAAAGTAG
- the ylqF gene encoding ribosome biogenesis GTPase YlqF, producing MTIQWFPGHMAKARREITEKLKMIDVVFELVDARIPLASRNPMIDEILGQKPRIVLLNKADLADPKVTSMWESYFSEKGIPSLAINSQDGKGIKKIEPLAHELVKEKFDKMRAKGIVKPRAVRALIVGIPNVGKSTIINRMAGKNIAVTGDKPGVTKKQQWIKAGKTLELLDTPGILWPKFEDQSIGLKLAVTGAIKETLFDFTEVVLYAIKYLREHYEERLVERYKLSEIPDDSLPLFEEIGKKRGCMMSGGEVDLEKTAEIVLRDLRAEKLGRLSYERPNEFEIK from the coding sequence ATGACCATTCAATGGTTTCCTGGACATATGGCCAAAGCGCGCCGGGAGATAACTGAAAAACTCAAAATGATCGATGTCGTATTTGAGTTGGTGGATGCTAGAATTCCTCTAGCTTCTAGAAATCCTATGATCGATGAAATTCTTGGACAGAAACCTCGAATTGTACTTTTGAACAAAGCTGATCTGGCTGATCCAAAAGTAACATCGATGTGGGAAAGTTATTTTTCAGAAAAAGGAATTCCCTCTCTTGCTATTAACTCGCAAGATGGTAAAGGGATAAAAAAAATAGAACCGCTTGCTCATGAGCTAGTAAAAGAGAAGTTCGATAAGATGAGAGCAAAGGGAATCGTCAAACCACGTGCGGTTAGAGCACTTATTGTCGGCATACCTAACGTTGGTAAGTCCACGATCATCAACCGTATGGCTGGAAAAAACATTGCTGTAACAGGGGATAAACCTGGTGTAACGAAAAAGCAGCAATGGATAAAAGCAGGTAAGACATTAGAATTATTAGATACTCCAGGGATCTTGTGGCCAAAATTTGAAGACCAGTCAATCGGTTTAAAATTAGCAGTTACTGGAGCTATTAAGGAAACGCTCTTTGATTTTACCGAAGTAGTCTTATATGCGATTAAGTATTTAAGAGAACACTACGAAGAGCGTCTAGTTGAACGATACAAGCTGTCTGAGATTCCAGATGACTCACTGCCCCTTTTCGAAGAGATCGGAAAGAAACGTGGTTGTATGATGAGTGGCGGAGAAGTGGATCTTGAAAAGACCGCTGAGATTGTATTGCGAGACCTTCGAGCAGAAAAGCTAGGACGCTTGTCATATGAGCGACCAAATGAGTTTGAAATTAAATAG